A segment of the Mangrovimonas sp. YM274 genome:
AAGATATCTCCAGCATTTTGAAAGCCCATCAATTTCTTTTGGAGATCCAAACCATTAATGCCACTCCCAAGGATTACAAAAACATAGACGAACAATATCAAGCCATTTTTGGTGAATATGGTATTTATGAGCAAACCGTTCCGCTTCAGATTGCTTATGGAAATTTTCTGGCCTTTTACAAACATGATCCCGAAACCGCCAGTAAATTCCTAAAAAAATCACTTCAATTGGAGCTTTCAGATTTCCAAGAAGCTACTGTAAAATTAAAACTTGCCGATATTTTGGTGTATCAGGAAAAATTCAACGAGGCTTTGATTTTCTATTCCCAAATTCAGGCCAACCTAAAAAACAGTACTATCTCCCAAGAAGCTCGCTTTAATGTAGCCAAGACCAGTTATTACAAGGGTGATTTTGAATGGGCCGAATCACAACTAAAAATCCTGAAATCCTCAACGTCACAACTTATAGCCAATGATGCGTTAGACCTTAAATTATTGATTTCAGACAATAAATACGAAGACTCCCTTCATGTTGCCCTTAAGCTTTACGCCAAAGCCGATTTGATGGCCTTTCAAAACAAAACAGACGAAGCCATAACATTATTGGACAAAATACTTGCCGAACACAAAGGAGAAAGCATAGAAGACCAAGCCTTGTTCAAACAAGCGCAACTATTTGAAAAGAAAAAGCAATTTGAAAAAGCTGCCAACAATTACCAAGTGATCATTGCCAATTACCGCGACGACATTTTGGCAGATGATGCCTACTACTATTTAGCGGAACTCTACACCAACCAACTAGGACAACCGGAAAAGGCAAAAGAGCTTTACGAAAAAATCATTTTCAATCATGAAGACAGCATCTATTTTGTAGAAGCCAGAAAGAAATTTAGAATGCTTCGTGGAGATGCTATCAATTAATTACACCCACCTCCTTTTCCTACCAAACAATTCACAGATATCCGCTTAGAATTACAAAAATTAGGCTTATCTTATGAAAAAAGAACAAAAGCCTTTGAAGATGATAGGGAACTCCTGTTATTTGCAAAAAAATACCTAAACTATGATTATCTACAACGTCACAACACATATTGATGAGACCATACAAGAAGAATGGTTGGAATGGATAAAATCTGAACACATCCCACAGGTATTGGCCACAGGAAAATTTAAAGAAGCAAAACTAACCAGGGTTTTGGTCGAAGAGGAAAAAGGGGGCCTCACATTTTCCATTCAATATAGAGCTTTGTCCAGAAAGGCATTGGACGAATACTATGAAGTGTTTGCCATGCAGTTGCGCAATGAAGGACTCAAAAGGTTTGCCGATAAAATGCTTGCCTTTAGAACCGAATTGGAAATCATTGATGAATATTCGGTAGATTTTAGTTAATTCCTGTTCCAAGCAAAGCTCCAATTAATTCATTACACCTCCGGTAAAATACTTATAAAACAATTGCGTTTATGGCACATCAACATCAGGTAAAAGCAAAGAAACATTTAGGACAGCACTTTTTAACCGACGAGTCCATAGCCGAAAAAATTGCAGACTCCTTATCATTGCAAGGGTACAAACACGTCCTTGAGATAGGTCCAGGTATGGGAGTGCTTACCAAGTACCTCTTAAAAAAAGACATCACCACACATGTTATTGAAATTGACACGGAATCTGTTGAATACCTAAAAAGCCACTATCTCCACCTTTCAGACCGTGTTATCGAACAGGACTTTTTAAAATATGATCTTACCAAGGTTTTTGGAAATGAGCCCTTCGCCATAATTGGTAATTATCCATACAATATTTCATCGCAAATTGTGTTCAAAGCATTGAACATGCGAGACCAGATTCCTGAATTTTCGGGCATGTTCCAAAAAGAAGTAGCGCTGCGAATTTGCTCTAAAGAAGGCAGTAAAGTTTACGGCATCCTATCGGTACTTACACAAGCTTTTTACGATGCCGAATACTTATTTACTGTACCGCCCACAGTTTTCAATCCACCACCAAAAGTAGATTCTGGAGTATTGCTTCTAAAACGCAAGGAAAATTACACGCTACCTGTTGATGAAGCCCTCTTCTTTAAGGTCGTAAAAACCGCTTTCCAACAACGCAGAAAAACACTGCGCAACAGTTTAAAAACACTCATTTCTTCAGATAATTTAAAAGCAAATGTTATATTTGGCAAGCGCCCCGAACAAATCAATGTTCAAGAGTTTATCGAACTCACATCCCTAATTGAAAACCAATAACATAGATCGCGTTGTCCGAAGATAGAGAGCACATACAATTTGAACTGACAGATGAACTGATAGCACAGGTTGAGCAACTCATTGAAGACCAAAACAACAAGGAGCTGCGCAAACTATTAAAAGAGTTTCACTATGCTGATATTGCTGAAATTCTAGATGAGTTAGATCTGGAAGAGGCTATATATATCATCAAATTGCTCGATTCTGAAACCACATCCGATGTGTTGATGGAATTGGATGAGGACAATAGGGAAAAAGTTTTAAAAAACCTTTCCGCCAAGGAAATTGCCGAAGAAATTGAAGAGCTCGACACCGATGATGCCGCCGATATTCTAGCAGAACTTTCCGAAGAACGTCAGCAAGAGGTAATATCCAACATTGAAGACGAAGAGCACAAAGCAGAAATCACTGAGCTTTTAGCATATGACGAAGATACTGCCGGTGGTTTAATGGCTAAAGAGCTCGTTAAGGTCTATGCCACCTGGACCGTTGCAGGGTGTTTACGACGTATCCGTGGTCAGGCCGAAAATGTCACTAGGGTGCATTCCATTTACGTAGTGGACAAACAGGAAAAACTCATTGGCCGTCTTTCGCTTAAAGATTTGATTACCGCCAAAAGCGATCAAAAAATTGCCGACATCTACATTAAAAACGTGGATTATGTCCATGTTCAAGAAGACGTAGAAGAAGTGGCCAAAGTGATGCAAAAATACGATTTGGAGGCCATCCCAGTAGTCGATGACAACCAGATATTATTGGGACGTATTACCATTGATGACATTGTAGATGTCATCCGTGAAGAAGCCGATAAAGACTACCAGTTGGCGGCCGGTATCTCTCAAGACGTTGAAGCCGATGATACCATCTTTGAATTGACCAAAGCACGTTTACCTTGGTTGTTAATAGGTATGTTTGGAGGATTGGGAGCAGCGACCATCATTTCAGGCTTCCAAACGGCCATGGAAAAATATACCATCCTGCTATCCTTTGTTCCGCTTATTCAAGCGACAGCAGGAAACGTTGGGGTGCAATCGTCAGCCATTGTGGTACAAGGATTGGCTAATGACACCGTAAAAGGAAAAATAGTAAGACGCCTCTTCAAAGAATTCCTATTGGGCTTGGTAAATGGTGTTGGTATTGCCATGATTGTTTTGCCAATTAGCCATTTCTTTTTTGGAACCCCTTATTTGGTCTCCATTACCATTTGCGTAGCCTTGATTACCGTTATTGTAATTGCCGCGCTTGTAGGTACCTTCATCCCAATATTTCTGGATAAACGTGGTATAGATCCCGCTGTAGCGACGGGACCATTTATCACCACTAGTAATGATATTTTTGGAATCTTAATTTACTTCCTAATCGCTAAAATGATTTTAGGTTTTTAATACCCATTATGAACATCCTTCACCTCGATACCAATCACCCCTTGTTAATTGAACAACTCAATGATTTAGGATTCATTAACCATGAAGATTACTCCTCTTCAAAAACCGAGATTGAATCCAAAATTAAGGACTATGAAGGTATCGTCATAAGAAGTAGATTTACCATTGACCAGCAATTTTTAGATACTGCAACAAACTTAAAGTTCATTGGTCGTGTTGGTGCTGGATTGGAGAATATAGATTGTGATTATGCCGAGCAAAAAGGCATTTCATTAATTGCTGCACCTGAAGGCAACCGAAACGCTGTAGGTGAACAGGCCTTGGGGATGCTCCTTTCGCTATTCAACAACCTCAATAAAGCTGATGCTGAAGTGCGCCAAGGCAAATGGCTTCGCGAAGCCAATAGAGGCTTGGAACTTGACGGAAAAACCGTAGGCATTATTGGTTATGGCAACATGGGAAAAGCCTTCGCAAAAAAACTGAGAGGTTTTGAAGTAGATGTCTTGTGCTACGACATTCAAGCTGGTGTAGGCGACAACAATGCAGAACAAGTTCCTCTTGAAGTGTTCTGCAAACAAGTAGATGTGGTGAGTCTGCATACCCCACAAACACCACTCACTCTAGGCATGATTGACAAAGCATTCATTAAAAAATTCAAAAAGCCATTTTGGTTTATCAACACTGCCCGTGGCAAGAGTGTGGTAACCGAAGATTTGGTAGATGCCCTAAAAACAGGGAACATATTGGGTGCAGGTTTGGATGTTTTGGAATATGAAAAAGCTTCTTTTGAAAATCTGTTTTTAGAAGAAATGCCCGAAGCCTTTAAATACTTGATACAGGCCCAAAACGTGCTACTTACGCCTCACATTGCTGGTTGGACCATTGAAAGTAAAGAGAAGTTGGCACAAACCATTGTTGACAAAATCAAAGCTGAATTTTACTAAACCTCATTTCATTCCTCTGGTAGAATTACTACTTTTTATACTATCTTTAGTTGCATATAACACGACAGAATTCCAATATGCAATATAAAGCTACCTCTCCCGAAGACTATATCAATCAAGTACCGGAAGAACGTAAGGACATTTTAAAAGCCTTACGACAGACCATCAAAGATAACCTTCCCAAAGGATTCGAGGAAGGCATCCAATACGGTATGATAGGTTATTATGTTCCTCATAGCATATATCCCAAAGGTTATCATTGCACCCCCGAGGAACCATTGCCATTTATGAGTGTCGCTTCTCAAAAAAATTCCATCAACCTATACCATAGTGGCATTTATGCTGTCCCCGAAATTCACGAATGGTTTGTAAAAGAATATCCCAAATACAGCAAATACAAATTAGATATGGGTAAAAGCTGCATTCGGTTTAAGCGCATCAACGAAATTCCTCTCCAACTTATAGCCGAACTATGTCATAAAATGACTCCAGAAGAATGGATTTCGGTATATGAAAATGCCTTGAAGAAAAAATAATCACTCAACAATCAACATATGAAAAAAAGAGTAACAGGTATTGGCGGTTTATTTTTTAAAACCGACGATCCCAACGCCACCAAAGAATGGTATAAAAAGCACCTTGGTTTCAATACCGATGATTACGGCTGTACTTTTTGGTGGAAAGACAAAGACGGCAATGATTGCTCTACCCAATGGAGCCCTTTCCCAAAAGATACCAAGTATTATGAACCTTCCCAAAAGGGTTTTATGTTCAATTATCGGGTTGAGGATTTGGAAGCTTTGTTGAAAGTTTTAAAGGAAGAAGGTGTCACCATTGTAGGGGATATGGAAACATACGACTATGGAAAATTTGCTTGGATTTTGGATAATGAAGGCAACAAAATTGAACTTTGGGAACCTATCGATCAAGCATTCCAATAACAAAACCTCATTCTCCTTTGAAACTCAAATCACACATAATCAACAAAAACGATGGTATTTTTTTAGTACTTTTAATATTCTAACCATTAATACACAAAGCTATGTCTGATGAAAAAAGTCTAGGAGACGACCTTAACGACATGTTGGGCGACGCCAAAAAAACAGCCAAAAAAGCGGCTGGCAAAGCCGAAGAATTTGGTAAAGAAGCCCAAGGTAGTGCTAAAGAATTTGGCAAAGAAGCCGAAGAAGCTACTAGGGAATTTAGAGAAAGTGCCAAAGAAGCTTTTGAAAAAACAACAGGTTCTAACAAGAAAGTGCTCGCTGGAGTATTAGCCATTTTATTAGGCGGCTTTGGTATTCATAAATTTGTGCTAAACTACACTAAAGAAGGGCTTATACTATTGTTAACAACTGTAGTTTTATCCTTATTTAGTTTTGGATTCTTAGGCTTTTTGGTTTGGGTTTTCACGGTTATAGAAGGGATCATTTACCTTACGAAAACCGACGGAGAATTCTATAAAACCTACCAATTAGGGAAAAAACCTTGGTTTTAATTGCCTAGTAAAGTTCACAATGCTATTACCCAGCACTCTCTACGTCGTTTTGTTCAGAGAGTTTTTGCTCCAACTCAGCTTGGAACTCTTCCATAACAGGGCGTACGGTACTTTCTGGCAAGTCGGCAATTTTAATGTACATCAAGCCATCCACAGCATTGTTGAAGAGAGGATCCACGTTAAAGGCCACCAACTTGGCATTTTGCTTAATGTATTTTTTCAACAATACGGGTAAACGCAAAGCCCCTGGCTCCACTTCGTCGATAATCTTGTCGAACTTGTTCAAGTCAGCTTCGGTTTCATCAAAGACAAAATCCTTGTCCGCATCCTTTAGCTTTACCTTAAACTCCTTTTTGGGGCGTACATATTGGGCTACATAAGGATCGTAGTAATGCGATTTCATAAACTCGATCATCAAGGACTTAGAGAAATTGGAAAACTGATTACTAATACTCACGCCACCAATTAAGTATTTGTGTTCAGGGAATCGCAGTGTAGTATGTACAATGCCTTTCCACAACAGGAATAATGGCATCGGTTTTTGTTGATATTCCTTAATGATGAAAGCACGTCCCATTTCTATGGACTGGCTCATCATTTTATACAATTCCGGTTCAAAACGGAACAAATCCTGTAGATAAAATCCATCTATCCCATACTTCTCAAATATAGCCGCTCCCAAGCCCATTCGATAGGCACCAACAATCAACTGACGATCATTGTCCCAAAGAAACATGTGGTGATAATAGGTATCAAAAGTATCTAAATCGATGGCCTCGTTGGTTCCCTCACCTACTTCCCTAAAGGTTATTTCACGCAGTCTTCCTATTTCACGCAAACTATTGGGAATGGCATTGGCAGGAGCTAAAAACACCTCATAATTCTTACTCTGCAGTAACCTCATGTCATTTTCACGCAAGGCATCTACTTCCGCAACCATAATGTCCCGAGCTATTGGCGTTACAATGCGTTTAGGTGGTTTGGTTGCTTTTAACGTTGTAGAAAAATTGCTAAGAAACTTCCCTTTTTCATCAAATGAATTTGAGAGTATATAGGTCTTTCTTCTCAGAAATTCCGAATAGCTTTCCAGAGTCAAGTGCTCCTTTTGCTCACTAACAGGAATAGGTCGACCAATTCTAACCTTAATCACCCGACGTTTTTGCGTCAACAGCTCTGATGGCAGTTTTGCAGTCCTAAACGTATCGTTGATTTTAGACAGTTCGTAAAACAACTTACTGTTTTTGGCATGAAAATAAATTGGAACTACGGGAACCTCTGCTTTTTTAACCAATTTCATAGCAGCCGCTTCCCATGGTTTATCTACCACCAGTTTACCGTCTCTATAGGTAGATACTTCTCCAGCCGGGAAAATCCCGAGAGGATGCCCATCCTTTAAATGTTTGATAGCTGTTTTAAATCCTGCCAAACTTGACTTTACATCCTTACGATCTTCAAAAGGATTTACCGGTAAAATATAGTTTTTAAGGGGTTCTATTCTATGTAAAAGGAAATTGGCGATGATCTTAAAATCCTGACGTTGCTCCAACATCAACTTCAACAACAAGATCCCATCTATTCCGCCTAAGGGGTGATTGGATACCGTGATATAGGCCCCATCCTTGGGCAAACGCTTTAAATCTTCCTCTGGAATTTCAAATTTAATCTGAAATTCCTCAAGAATTCTATCCAAAAATTCAAGTTCACTAAAGTGCTTATTTCGATTGTAAATTTTATTCAACTTGGAGATTTTGAGCATCTTCATCAATACCCAACCCGAAAAAGTCCCTACAAATCCGTACTTGTCCATTTGTATGGCCTTGGCTACTTCCTTAGCACTTACCAAACCAGAATTTTGTTGTTTAGTCATAATGACAAATGTACTAAATAGTTCAATTGGTTACCATCTGCACCGTATCTTGGGTTAATTGTTTCAAGAGCAGTGTTTTGCCCTCCTCCAAGGCCTTGATTGCCGCATCATTATAGTGCCTAACCGTGTACAAAGAGACGTTTTTATGGCAAGTAACCTTAAAATTCGCCTTCAAATCCTGTAACAGCTTGTCCAAATTGTCATATAAATTATCCACGCAAACGGAAAAGCTGATAGCAGAGTTTTGAATAACGTCTACCTTCATTTTGTAAGTATGTAACAAGTTGAAAATGGCGCTGATATTGTCTTCTACGATGTATGAAAAATCTAATGAAGACAGGGAGATCAACACTTGATTTTTCTTTACTATAAAGCATGGTACCTTTGGCTCAATATCGACACCCTTGCAAACTGTGGTCCCTTGCTCTTTTGGATTCAAAAAAGATTTTACTTTTAGCGGGATTTCCTTTCGTTGCAAAGGTTGTAACGTTTTGGGATGAATTACCGAAGCCCCATAAAAAGCCAATTCTATCGCTTCACTATAGGAAATCCTATTTAATAATTGTGCGTGTTCAAAATATCTAGGATCGGCATTTAAAACCCCTGCCACATCTTTCCAAATGGTAACACTTTCAGCATTTAAACAGTAGGCAAAAATAGCAGCCGTATAATCGCTCCCTTCACGCCCCAAAGTAGTGGTAAAATTATTGGCATCGCTACCTAAAAACCCTTGCGTAATATTTAAAACATCTGGCTTTACTTGCTTAGTAATATTGGTTTGAGTGTCTTCCCAATTTACATTTGCCTTACGATAGTAATTATCTGTTTTGATACAGTTTCGAACATCCAACCAGGTATTTGCCAAACCAATAGTAATGAGATATTCACTAACAATGGTTGTGGACACCAACTCCCCATAACAAATGGATTGATCATACACATAGTTATAATCTGGTGACTTGTTCCTATCGAAAAACTCTGAAAGTTCATTAAATAGCAATGTTACCTTTTGAAAAACAGGATGCTGTTCTTGCTCAAATAGCTCCAGTAAAATTTCATTATGATATTTTTTAACCTCTTGAAGAGAGGATTGCAATTCTGTTGGTTTATGAAAGTAATTGTGTACCACAGTCTCTAAAGCATTGGTAGTTTTGCCCATAGCGGACACCACAATCAAAGTATTTTCAACACCAACCTGCTGCAACACCGACACAAGATTTTTAACACCTTTAGCATCTTTAACCGATGCACCTCCAAACTTAAATATCTGCATCCTACAATCTTGAAATATAATTTGCTATTCCTTGTTCATCCAAATGCACCACATCCCAATCGCGTTTTACATCGGCACCTTTGCTCTCATAAAAGTCTATGGCAGGTGTATTCCAATCCAACACTTCCCAACAAATCCGTTTTACTCCCAAGTCATTACCATACTTAATAACTTCATCCAAAAGTTTGGTTCCCAATCCATGCCCACGCATGCTTTGTCTCACAATAAGGTCTTCTAGATGCAGCACGACACCTTTCCACGTAGAAAAACGTGTGTATACCAAGGCAATCCCTTCTACAGCGCCATCAACTTCGGCCACAAAACAATGAAAATTGGGGTTAGTACCAAACCCTTTATGTTCCAATTCTTCTACGGTAACTTCCACAGCATCGGGTTCTTTCTCAAAAACTGCCAATTCATGAATGAGCTCAAGAACCTTGGGCATATCTGATTTAACGGCTTCTCTAATTGTACAATTCATAATATTCGATATCTAAATTCAAATATAATTTAAAGTTAAGGATATGCTGGGACAAATTGTCCACGAAAACGTTGTAGTTGCGTAAAATTCTACGATATTTGCACAAACAAAAGGATCAACTTTCATGTCTCACAAACATCAAACTCTTGGAGAGTTTATCATAGAAAATCAAGCCGCATTTAAATATTCATCAGGAGAGCTATCAAGACTTATCAATTCCATCCGATTGGCCGCCAAAGTTGTTAACCACGAGGTAAACAAAGCAGGACTGGTAGATATTATTGGCGCTGCAGGCGAAACCAACATTCAAGGAGAAGACCAACAAAAACTGGATGTTTTAGCCAACGAAAAGTTTATACAAACACTTACCAACCGTAATATTGTTTGTGGTATTGCCAGTGAAGAAGAAGACGATTTCATCTCCATCAACTCACAGGACGAAAACAACCAAAACAAATACGTTGTGCTTATAGACCCTTTGGACGGATCGTCCAATATTGATGTAAACGTGTCTGTAGGAACCATTTTTTCGGTTTACAGACGTGTAACACCAGTTGGCACACCAGTAACCATTGAGGATTTTCTTCAGAAAGGAAATCAACAAGTTGCAGCTGGTTATGTGGTTTATGGTACTTCTACCATGCTCGTTTATACAACGGGAGCAGGAGTAAACGGATTCACTTTAAACCCAGCTATTGGCACCTTCTACCTCTCTCATCCAAATATGCAATTTCCATTGGATGGAAACATCTATTCGGTAAACGAAGGGAATTATATCCACTTCCCTCAAGGCATCAAGGATTATATAAAATATTGCCAGAAGGAAGAGGGAGACAGACCTTACACTTCTAGGTATATAGGATCATTGGTATCCGATTTCCATAGAAACATGATTAAAGGCGGTATTTATATGTATCCTAAATGCTCACCTAAAACCAATGGAAAGTTGCGTTTGCTATATGAATGTAACCCTATGGCATTTTTAGCAGAACAAGCCAACGGCAAGGCCAGTGATGGTTATACCAGAATAATGGACATACAACCTACCGAATTGCACGAACGTGTTCCATTTATTTGCGGCAGTAGGAACATGGTAGAAAAAGCAGAAGAATTTATTCAACTAGCCGACCCTAAATAAAAAAAGCGAACCAAATTGGTTCGCTTTTCTTTTTGATATGTTGAAGCAATTATTTGTTCATTGCTTTCATTTCATCCTTAAAGATTTCAATATCTACACCTTCCTTTACCAAATGTAAAGCTTTATCTGTGATGTATTTGGCATTGTCCGGTCTAAAACCAAGACCTACACAAAATTTCTCTAACATGTTCACTTGGTCATCAGATTGGATATGGTCAACCCACACCATTCTAGCCAAATCAAACAAACGCTCCAAACGTAATTCATAAGAAGTTGGAGGATTAATTGGATGTGTTTTATAGTCCTTTAGTATTGTAGCATATTCATGGTCATCAATACCTAAGTTTCTTGCCAATCTATCTAAAAACGCACGTTCTTCTTCATTAATAATTCCGTCACTCATAGCAACCCTTACAATCGCTGCAAAATGATCTTCATTACGTTTTTTAAATCCACTGTCAAATAAATCTGAAATCGACATATATTCTCTTTTTTAAAAGTCGTGCAAATATAGTTAAACTTGTAGGCTTTTAAAACATAATTTTTGCTTTTTTGAAAGCTCACATCCAAAGCACTTCACTACAACCAATAAACCACTCAAAACACTATAAAACAACCAAATAAAAACACTCCAAACCAATAAAAAACAACAACTCAAAAAGACCTAGCAATCCTTAACAGCAAAATTCACCCACCCATTTTGCCATCCTTTTTGGAATAAAACCAACATATAAAAGACAACATTTTCAAAACATATAGCCTTTTGAAGCCTAAAGCATAATTCAAATCTAAACTTTATATTTGCATAAAATATTCTGCCTTGAGTAAAACTGTTCTCTCGCAAACCTATGCACAGATGTTGCAAACGCAAAATCTGCAGACTGCTATTGCCAAAAATCAACAAACAGACGCCTTAAACACCTCTCCCAAAACACACGTGAAGGGATTAGTAGGCTCGTCTTTTTCTTTTGTAGTTGCTGAAACCTTTCAGCAAACAGACCAACCCTTTTTATTGGTTTTTAACGACAAGGAAGAAGCTGCCTTTTACCTCAACGATTTAGAATTATTATTGGGAGACAAGGATGTACTGTTCTATCCTGGTAGCTATAGACGCCCTTACCAAATCGAAGAAACAGACAATGCCAATGTATTGTTGAGAGCAGAGGTTTTAAACCGAATCAATTCCAGAAAAAAACCTGCCGTAATTGTCACCTATCCAGATGCCCTCTTTGAAAAGGTAGTAACTAGGAAAGAACTAGAGAAAAACACGCTTAAAATTTCGGTGAACGATAAACTTTCCATCGATTTTGTAAACGAGGTGCTATTTGAGTACAAATTTAAACGTGTAGATTTTGTAACCGAGCCGGGAGAATTTTCGGTGAGAGGAGGAATTGTGGACGTCTTTTCATTTTCGCATGATGAACCTTATCGCATTGAGTTTTTTGGTGATGAAGTAGACAGTATAAGGACCTTTGATGTCGAGAGCCAACTATCGACAGAACAGATCAAGAAAATAACCATAATCCCTAACGTTGCCAACAAACTCCTTGAAGAAAGCCGTCAGAGTTTTTTCAACTATATCTCTAAGAAATCGGTCGTTTTTATCAAAAATGCCGACATGCTTTTTGGCCGTATTGATGAGTTTTTTAAAAAGGCGGAAGAGGCCTTTGAAAAATTAGGTACAGAAATAAAGCATGCCACACCTGAAGAATTGTTTTGCCATTCACAACTGTTTAAAAAGCAACTTTTAGACTTTTCAATTGTTGAATTTGGAGCGTCTTCATTCTTCACTGCAGGATCTGCTAACAAAGAAGTGGTTTACAATACCACCCCTCAGCCGTCTTTCAACAAACAATTTGAATTATTAATAGACGATTTAAACAATAACCATAATAAAGGTTACACCAATTATATTGCCTGTGTAAGTGAGCAACAGGCCAAACGTTTCCATGATATTTTTGACGACATGGATCAAGAGGTACATTACGAAACCATTGTACTTTCCTTATATCAAGGGTTTGTAGATCACGACAACAAAATCACCTGCTATACCGACCATCAAATTTTTGAGCGCTATCATAAATTCCAACTTAAAAATGGCTACGCCAAAAAGCAGGCCATTACCCTTAAGGAACTTACCAATTTGGATATTGGCGACTATGTCACCCACATTGACCATGGCATTGGAAAATTTGGGGGGCTTCAAAAAATTGAAGTTGAAGGCAAAAAACAGGAAGCCATCAAGCTCATTTATGGCGAGCGTGATGTTCTGTACCTTAGCATTCATTCCCTACATAAAATTACCAAGTTTAACGGCAAGGACGGGAAACCTCCAAAAGTATACAAGCTAGGAAGCAAGGCTTGGAAAACCCTCAAACAAAAAACAAAGTCTAGGGTTAAGGAAATAGCCTTTAATTTAATTCAACTTTATGCCAAGCGAAAACTAGAAAAAGGATTTCAATACAATCCAGACAGTTATCTACAGCATGAGCTGGAGGCCTCTTTCCTCTACGAAGATACTCCAGATCAAAGTACCGCTACGGCCGATATTAAATCCGATATGGAAAGTGAGCGCCCAATGGACCGCTTGGTTTGTGGGGATGTTGGTTTTGGAAAAACCGAGGTGGCCATCCGGGCCGCTTTTAAAGCTGTTGACAATGGAAAACAGGTGGCCGTTTTGGTACCAACCACTATTTTGGCTTACCAACACTACCGTACTTTTCGGGAACGATTAAAGGATTTCCCTGTTACGGTTGATTATGTTAACCGTTTTAGAACAACCAAAGAAAAACGCACAACTTTGGAGAGTTTAGCCAGTGGCGGTGTTGATATCATTATTGGGACACATCAATTGGCTAACAAAACGGTGAAGTTTAAAAATCTTGG
Coding sequences within it:
- the mfd gene encoding transcription-repair coupling factor codes for the protein MSKTVLSQTYAQMLQTQNLQTAIAKNQQTDALNTSPKTHVKGLVGSSFSFVVAETFQQTDQPFLLVFNDKEEAAFYLNDLELLLGDKDVLFYPGSYRRPYQIEETDNANVLLRAEVLNRINSRKKPAVIVTYPDALFEKVVTRKELEKNTLKISVNDKLSIDFVNEVLFEYKFKRVDFVTEPGEFSVRGGIVDVFSFSHDEPYRIEFFGDEVDSIRTFDVESQLSTEQIKKITIIPNVANKLLEESRQSFFNYISKKSVVFIKNADMLFGRIDEFFKKAEEAFEKLGTEIKHATPEELFCHSQLFKKQLLDFSIVEFGASSFFTAGSANKEVVYNTTPQPSFNKQFELLIDDLNNNHNKGYTNYIACVSEQQAKRFHDIFDDMDQEVHYETIVLSLYQGFVDHDNKITCYTDHQIFERYHKFQLKNGYAKKQAITLKELTNLDIGDYVTHIDHGIGKFGGLQKIEVEGKKQEAIKLIYGERDVLYLSIHSLHKITKFNGKDGKPPKVYKLGSKAWKTLKQKTKSRVKEIAFNLIQLYAKRKLEKGFQYNPDSYLQHELEASFLYEDTPDQSTATADIKSDMESERPMDRLVCGDVGFGKTEVAIRAAFKAVDNGKQVAVLVPTTILAYQHYRTFRERLKDFPVTVDYVNRFRTTKEKRTTLESLASGGVDIIIGTHQLANKTVKFKNLGLLIVDEEQKFGVAVKERLKTLKDNVDVLTLTATPIPRTLQFSLMAARDLSVITTPPPNRYPIESHVIRFSEETIRDAVTYEIQRGGQIFFIHNRIENIKEVAGLIQRLVPDAKVAIGHGQMDGKKLEELMLSFINGEFDVLVSTTIIESGLDVPNANTIFINNANNFGLSDLHQMRGRVGRSNKKAFCYFITPEYSAMTPDARKRITALEQFSELGSGFNIAMKDLEIRGAGDLLGGEQSGFINDIGFDTYQKILNEAIEELKENEFKDLYPDDGKEKEYVKDITIDTDFELLFPDDYINNITERLNLYTQLNDIKTEDALQKFESELVDRFGEMPFQVVDLLDSVRIKWIAAKMGLEKVIMKKGKLIGYFISDQQSSFYQSQGFTKVLQYVQSNPQACKMKEKETRTGLRLLLTFDHIKTVKQALSRLKDI